ggaaacccacactaacacggggagaacatgcaaactccatacagaaatgccaactgacccagccgggactcgaactagcgaccttcttcctgtgaggccacagtgctaactactgcaCCCTCGTGCCGCccataataatgaaaataagacTTTAAAATAGCCCTAAAAGTCTAAACTGAAGAGTGCATGAAGAAACACAGATCGTAGATGATTTTACATGAACAAtaatttgtttgttattgtttttgttctgCAGAATATGGCGAGTTCAGCTTGGCATCTCTCTCTGAAAGTCAGCGACAAACCCAAAGCATTGTTCCAGTTTCCAGATCCTGAACCTGGAGATGCTCATCCAGGAGGATATCAGGTGTCCACGCTCAAACAGCTGATCTCAGTGCAGTTATCAGACTCTCTGCCCGACCCAGACCTCATCGGTCAGTTCTGATTACACCTAAAGAaacaaggctttctccagaataaaaaatataattgtaaatactgtgaaaaatgtctttgctttggtaaacatcacttgagaaaacatttaaaaaatatatatatataaatataaatgttgtcTCAAACTGTATATTATGATATGAGATTTGTGTCTTACTAACATCATGCTCTTGTCTTGCAGATTTTGTGCACTGTGGCTGTGTGCTGAAGGATGATCTTACATTAGACTCTTACGGCATCAAGTCTGGATCAACTCTGCATATCATCAAGAAGACGTGGCCGGAGCCGGAGATCCAGCCTGGtatgttaataactcatttctgatgaGCGATTCCTGCAGTATATGCTGTCTGTGATGGGTTTCTGCATGTTTCTCCTCTCTTTTAGAGCCCGTCAACAAATCTGCAGCCGCCAGAGAGTTCAGGATGCTTCAGGCCGCGATGCTCTCCAATGCAACATACAGAGAAGCGGTAACAAAGACATCgaataaaaattgtacatttcaaagcacttcacgggagcTTTAATGAAGCAGTGCAGCACTTTCTCTTGTGTTTTCAGGTGTTTAAGATGCTGGCCAATAAAGAGTCACTGGACCAGATCATCGTGGCTTCTCCAGGCCTCAGTTCAGACCCGGTCGCTttaggtacacacacacacacatgcacacaatggATTTAGGGAAGAGACATGTCTGATCAGCTGATTTGTTTTACAGCTGTGCTTCAGGATAAAGATCTGTTCGTTCAGTTCACAGACCCAAACCTGCTGGACACGTGAGTTTCTCTGAACACTATGAATCTTTGGCCTTATTTACACCTGGTAttgaagtccacatgaaccgaAAGCTGCAAtcgctttttgttgttgttgtttttttgtattgtgcTGCAGTTCCTATAGAAATGTGTAATAGTAGGTGTGATTTATCAGTGATTGTGGTCTGTTTTCTCGGTCAGGTTGATCAGGTCTCACCCGTCGCTGGTGAACGCCATTATATTAATCCTGCATTCAGTGACCAGCAGCTCCGGTCAGTCCAGCAGCGGCTCCTCACGCAGCACAGCGGCCAGTTCATACAGCCAGATGCCTGgtaaacacatgcacaaacatgcagaaaacacagCGTATGATCACATTTACAGTGTctgaacaaatgtgtgtgtgtgcatatgacaGGAGGATTTCTGTTTGAGGGCATGTCAGATGATGAAGACGATTTCCAGTCGGTATGATCTATTGTTATC
The window above is part of the Danio aesculapii chromosome 18, fDanAes4.1, whole genome shotgun sequence genome. Proteins encoded here:
- the ubl7b gene encoding ubiquitin-like protein 7b isoform X1, translating into MASSAWHLSLKVSDKPKALFQFPDPEPGDAHPGGYQVSTLKQLISVQLSDSLPDPDLIDFVHCGCVLKDDLTLDSYGIKSGSTLHIIKKTWPEPEIQPEPVNKSAAAREFRMLQAAMLSNATYREAVFKMLANKESLDQIIVASPGLSSDPVALAVLQDKDLFVQFTDPNLLDTLIRSHPSLVNAIILILHSVTSSSGQSSSGSSRSTAASSYSQMPGGFLFEGMSDDEDDFQSAGRGGFSWPLRPSAGSRPGTLAHSGAAGPRPITQSELTHALALASTPEGSGTAPAQDGSATGAPVSSGLFSHALQQALQASGVSSVQQGRWQPQMQQLRDMGIQDEEVALRALTATNGDLQAALELIFAGGL
- the ubl7b gene encoding ubiquitin-like protein 7b isoform X2, producing the protein MASSAWHLSLKVSDKPKALFQFPDPEPGDAHPGGYQVSTLKQLISVQLSDSLPDPDLIDFVHCGCVLKDDLTLDSYGIKSGSTLHIIKKTWPEPEIQPEPVNKSAAAREFRMLQAAMLSNATYREAVFKMLANKESLDQIIVASPGLSSDPVALAVLQDKDLFVQFTDPNLLDTLIRSHPSLVNAIILILHSVTSSSGQSSSGSSRSTAASSYSQMPGGFLFEGMSDDEDDFQSAGRGGFSWPLRPSAGSRPGTLAHSGAAGPRPITQSELTHALALASTPEGSGTAPAQDGSATGAPVSSGLFSHALQQALQASGVSSVQGRWQPQMQQLRDMGIQDEEVALRALTATNGDLQAALELIFAGGL